From Camelina sativa cultivar DH55 chromosome 20, Cs, whole genome shotgun sequence, the proteins below share one genomic window:
- the LOC104769663 gene encoding GLABROUS1 enhancer-binding protein-like 2: protein MATPTQLDFSSPGVDGGYEDDDDTSPLSASLSRRKSQRKRSSKRAAAASETVTVEEETKKKKRKKVKNSNNNNDKVISPMNSNRIWNEEDELAILKGLVDYRAKTGYHTKIDWDAFYRYIGGSIHVKVTKDQLSSKIRKLKKKFLDHMLDINEGIDPHFTRSSDSEAFGFSMMIWGENNAQLTNGAGVDKPHQSENEEEVEEVALIDNGAAKSDFDGKSHHEAIAVDKITTENGTAGKENDDDDELCAVQDAFETMMAQGLSDYQKKLRVKKLMSLETEKRRELSNEWKALCDEESKLSIKKLRFTAKLAEAAN, encoded by the exons cgacgacgatacCTCTCCGCTATCAGCATCCCTCTCCCGACGAAAATCTCAACGGAAGCGTTCCTCGAAAcgtgctgctgctgcttccgAAACAGTAACAgtagaagaagagacgaagaagaagaaaaggaagaaggttaagaatagcaacaacaacaacgacaaagTGATTTCTCCGATGAACAGCAACCGGATCTGGAACGAAGAAGATGAGCTCGCTATCTTAAAG GGACTAGTTGATTACCGAGCTAAGACAGGGTATCATACCAAAATCGATTGGGATGCTTTTTATCGTTACATCGGAGGTTCAATTCATGTCAAAGTCACTAAGGATCAGCTCTCGAGTAAGATCAGGAAGTTGAAAAAGAAGTTTCTCGATCACATGCTAGACATCAATGAAGGAATTGATCCGCATTTTACTAGGTCTAGTGACTCTGAAGCTTTTGGGTTTTCCATGATGATTTGGGGTGAAAATAATGCTCAACTTACTAATGGTGCTGGTGTGGATAAACCACACCAGAGCGAGAATGAA GAGGAGGTCGAGGAAGTGGCCTTAATTGACAATGGGGCAGCCAAAAGTGACTTTGATGGCAAATCACATCATGAAGCTATTGCTGTTGACAAAATAACTACTGAGAACGGAACTGCTGGAAaagagaatgatgatgatgatgagttgtgCGCAGTGCAGGATGCATTTGAGACCATGATGGCGCAAGGTTTAAGTGATTATCAGAAGAAGCTGCGTGTTAAGAAGCTGATGAGCCTTGAAactgagaaaagaagagagttgaGCAATGAATGGAAAGCTTTATGTGATGAGGAAAGTAAATTGAGTATCAAGAAGCTTAGATTTACAGCAAAGCTTGCAGAGGCAGCAAATTAa
- the LOC109131415 gene encoding TLC domain-containing protein At5g14285-like: MSINIGEISVPDLPVFFSMFLTIYLIAYFIAFRNWKPQIRPEASSCLISIFHGTPAVFLATRAVFSSSSRTFASANTASQNTVLDFSVAYFLTDLLHYIVFNPSDVLFIGHHLATLFVFLTCRFLVFHGACAILGLLILAEVTSACQNAWTLAGARKSDPDSRLAVKVYHLLSPPFYAFYSIVRGVLGPLFFVKMVSFYARGGAHGVIPNWLWVSWAIVVGTAITVSILWIWNLWIDLFRERKANQLGHDKKIR, translated from the coding sequence ATGTCGATCAATATCGGAGAAATCTCGGTTCCAGACCTCCCAGTCTTCTTCTCCATGTTCTTAACCATTTACCTAATCGCTTACTTCATCGCCTTCCGCAATTGGAAACCACAAATCCGTCCCGAAGCTTCTAGCTGCCTGATCTCAATCTTCCACGGAACACCAGCCGTTTTCCTCGCCACACGCGccgtcttctcctcctcctcacgCACCTTCGCCTCCGCCAACACCGCCTCCCAAAACACCGTCCTCGATTTCAGCGTCGCTTACTTTCTCACCGATCTCCTCCACTACATCGTATTCAACCCAAGCGACGTGCTCTTCATCGGCCACCACTTAGCCactctcttcgtcttcctcaCGTGCCGGTTCCTCGTCTTCCACGGGGCTTGCGCAATCTTAGGCCTATTGATCCTAGCGGAAGTCACGAGCGCCTGTCAGAACGCGTGGACGCTCGCCGGAGCTAGAAAGAGCGATCCGGATTCACGGTTAGCCGTAAAAGTGTACCATCTCTTGTCACCTCCGTTTTACGCCTTCTACAGTATCGTTAGGGGTGTGTTGGGACCTTTGTTTTTCGTGAAAATGGTGTCGTTTTACGCTAGAGGTGGTGCTCATGGTGTGATACCTAATTGGTTGTGGGTTTCTTGGGCTATTGTTGTTGGAACTGCTATTACTGTTAGTATACTTTGGATTTGGAACCTCTGGATTGATTTGTTTAGAGAAAGGAAAGCTAACCAACTAGGACATGACAAGAAAATTAGAtag
- the LOC104769665 gene encoding prohibitin-5, mitochondrial-like produces the protein MPWNNIRNRKVALGLGLGAVGAAFMGVTVRSSMFTVEGGQRAVLFDRFNGVLEEPIGEGTHRKIPWVQKPYIFDIRSTPYKIKSNSATKDLQMVNFTLRVMYRPVVSRLPYIYQNLGRNYGDRVLPSIGPEVLKAEELVTRRSQVSALIRQTLIKQAREFNIIIDYVSITDLSYSKEFLSAVERKQQCRVK, from the exons ATGCCGTGGAACAATATTAGAAACAGAAAGGTGGCTCTGGGTCTAGGACTAGGAGCAGTAGGAGCTGCCTTTATGGGGGTGACGGTGAGATCGTCTATGTTCACAGTTGAAGGTGGCCAGAGAGCTGTTCTTTTCGACAGATTTAACGGGGTTCTCGAAGAACCTATCGGAGAAGGGACACATCGTAAGATTCCGTGGGTGCAAAAGCCCTATATCTTCGACATTCGGTCCACACCCTATAAAATCAAGTCCAACTCTGCAACTAAGGATCTTCAGATGGTCAACTTCACACTTCGTGTTATGTATCGCCCTGTC GTTTCGCGCCTCCCGTACATATATCAAAACTTAGGCCGCAACTACGGCGACAGGGTCCTACCATCGATCGGGCCCGAGGTGTTGAAAGCAGAAGAGCTCGTAACAAGACGTTCACAAGTCTCGGCTCTTATACGCCAAACGCTAATCAAACAAGCTAGGGAATTCAACATTATTATCGATTACGTGTCGATCACGGATCTCTCGTACAGTAAAGAGTTCTTGAGTGCGGTGGAGCGGAAGCAGCAGTGCCGGGTTAAGTAG